From a region of the Paenibacillus sp. R14(2021) genome:
- a CDS encoding oxidoreductase yields the protein MTNLSQPTAQLPISSGFGPRTTAQEALGAQDLTGKIAIITGGYSGLGLETAKVLASAGATVIVPARTLEKAQAALSAIRGIELESMDLMDPASITAFANRFLDSKRPLHMLIHAAGTMANPLGRDSRGYESQLSTNHLGHFQLAALLWPALKGASGARIVAVSSRGHQISGIDFEDLNFESRPYDKWVAYGQSKTANALFAVAMDKRGRAHGVRSFSVHPGSIVTDLSRNLSDDEMRAMGALNEQGERAFAEFNDEFKTVEEGAATIVWCAANRQLDGMGGVYCENADIAVPTENFYSPGVFSWATDAEQAERLWHISEQLTGLKFNV from the coding sequence ATGACAAACCTAAGCCAACCAACAGCTCAACTGCCCATCTCGTCGGGTTTTGGACCCAGAACAACAGCGCAGGAGGCGCTGGGCGCACAAGATCTGACCGGCAAGATTGCAATCATTACCGGAGGTTATTCCGGTCTCGGCCTCGAAACGGCCAAAGTTCTGGCTTCTGCGGGAGCAACGGTCATTGTTCCTGCTCGAACGCTTGAGAAGGCCCAAGCGGCTTTGAGCGCTATTCGCGGCATCGAGCTTGAAAGCATGGACCTCATGGATCCGGCATCGATCACTGCCTTCGCCAATCGTTTCCTGGACTCAAAGCGGCCTTTGCATATGCTGATCCATGCCGCGGGGACTATGGCGAATCCGCTCGGCAGAGATTCGCGCGGCTATGAATCTCAGCTGTCCACGAACCATCTGGGACATTTCCAACTAGCGGCACTGCTCTGGCCGGCATTGAAAGGCGCGAGTGGCGCAAGAATCGTTGCTGTCTCTTCGCGCGGACATCAAATCAGCGGCATCGATTTTGAAGACCTGAACTTTGAGAGCCGTCCCTATGACAAGTGGGTTGCATACGGCCAGTCCAAGACGGCCAATGCCTTGTTTGCCGTAGCAATGGACAAGCGGGGAAGAGCGCATGGCGTTCGAAGCTTCTCCGTTCACCCTGGCTCTATCGTAACGGATTTGTCGCGGAACTTGTCCGACGATGAGATGCGTGCCATGGGTGCGTTGAACGAGCAAGGGGAACGGGCATTTGCCGAATTCAACGACGAGTTCAAAACCGTCGAAGAAGGAGCGGCAACAATCGTATGGTGCGCAGCCAACCGTCAACTGGATGGTATGGGCGGCGTATACTGCGAGAACGCGGACATCGCCGTACCGACAGAGAATTTCTACTCGCCGGGCGTATTTTCTTGGGCGACCGATGCAGAGCAGGCAGAGCGGCTCTGGCATATAAGCGAGCAGCTTACCGGATTGAAATTCAACGTCTAA
- a CDS encoding oxidoreductase — MPHTRSYETTLQAPIPSGYGKETTAREALGGRDLHGRTAIVTGGYSGLGLETVRVLAEAGAAVIVPARTPDKAAEALAGIPRVELESMDLLDPSSIDAFAARFMKSGRPLDILVNGAGIMAVPFVKDVRGYESQFAVNHLGHFQLTARLWPALKQAGAARVVSVSSRALRFGGVDLEDPNFERRVYEKWLAYGQSKSANALFAVELDRRGYAFGVRAFSVHPGVIVTDLSRHLSDDEMRAMGALDEQGRRTAFDNRREFKTVEQGAATSVWCAANMQLDGRGGVYCEDVDIAGPVSADEPQGGGVSPWATDPDLASRLWRLSEEMTGVKFL; from the coding sequence GTGCCGCATACGAGATCATATGAAACGACATTGCAAGCCCCCATTCCATCGGGCTATGGGAAAGAAACAACAGCGCGGGAAGCGCTAGGAGGAAGGGACTTGCACGGAAGAACCGCCATCGTAACCGGAGGCTATTCCGGTCTTGGTCTTGAGACGGTCCGTGTTCTGGCTGAAGCCGGTGCGGCGGTCATCGTGCCTGCGCGCACGCCGGACAAGGCAGCAGAGGCATTAGCAGGTATTCCGCGAGTAGAGCTGGAGTCGATGGATCTCCTGGATCCCTCTTCGATTGATGCCTTCGCGGCGCGTTTTATGAAATCGGGGAGACCGCTTGATATCCTCGTGAACGGAGCAGGCATCATGGCTGTTCCCTTCGTCAAGGACGTCCGCGGCTATGAATCGCAGTTTGCGGTCAATCATCTAGGACATTTTCAATTGACGGCTAGACTCTGGCCTGCTCTGAAGCAGGCTGGTGCGGCCCGCGTCGTGTCCGTTTCTTCGCGCGCGCTCCGCTTTGGCGGCGTTGATTTGGAGGATCCGAACTTTGAACGTCGGGTTTATGAGAAATGGCTCGCCTACGGTCAATCCAAGTCGGCGAACGCGTTGTTTGCGGTCGAGCTGGACCGGCGCGGTTATGCCTTCGGCGTTCGCGCGTTCTCGGTTCATCCCGGCGTCATCGTGACGGACTTGAGCCGTCATTTGTCGGATGACGAGATGCGCGCAATGGGCGCGCTGGACGAACAAGGGCGCCGCACCGCGTTCGATAATAGGCGCGAATTCAAGACGGTCGAGCAGGGAGCTGCAACCAGCGTATGGTGCGCGGCAAACATGCAGCTGGATGGACGCGGCGGCGTGTATTGCGAGGATGTCGATATCGCAGGGCCCGTATCTGCGGATGAGCCGCAGGGCGGCGGCGTATCGCCCTGGGCGACAGATCCTGACCTGGCAAGCCGATTGTGGCGGCTGAGCGAGGAAATGACCGGCGTGAAATTTTTGTAA
- a CDS encoding MerR family transcriptional regulator, with protein sequence MEHTYAIADISEKTGLSIDVIRYYEKIGVLPAIQRKENGRRVYSQSDLNRFTFITHLKRTQMPLKEIERYIRCYNEGQFEACYGVLHEHKLRIEQEIKDLNSSLETLVYKLGNFQTLINKKE encoded by the coding sequence GTGGAACATACCTATGCAATCGCGGATATTTCCGAGAAAACGGGTCTCAGCATTGATGTTATCCGTTATTACGAGAAGATTGGCGTACTGCCTGCCATTCAGCGCAAGGAGAACGGGCGCCGGGTGTATTCGCAGTCAGATCTCAACCGGTTCACGTTCATTACGCATCTGAAAAGGACGCAAATGCCGCTGAAGGAAATCGAGCGGTACATCCGCTGCTATAATGAGGGGCAATTCGAAGCCTGTTACGGCGTGCTGCATGAGCATAAGCTCAGAATCGAGCAGGAAATCAAGGATCTGAACAGCTCGCTAGAGACGCTGGTTTACAAGCTGGGCAATTTCCAGACGTTAATCAATAAGAAGGAGTAA
- a CDS encoding plastocyanin/azurin family copper-binding protein, translating to MKKRRFGLYLILLLLCAALLIPSINAAAEDNAASVTTDGQTAAKLGLLLGDGSGVSESYLSKSATRLQAAIISLRLQGYLTEAMAYKGSANFADAASVGAGNQAVLGYLKDHPELGWNGMGNGKFLPLEPISSQQLYKVLLEALGFRSGTDFTYAATESFAAGKGLDQIAGATAITNAHIATALIEALAASAKDGASFFGKLQERGVIPASAVLPTGERLRLHKDAKLGTLFTDKQGRTLYFFTKDAADLNSCTGDCLKAWPIYHATDLQIPAALNAGDFGVLKRPDGTEQTTYKSWPLYYFVKDQKPGDTLGEGVGGVWFAAKSDYAAMLGTSAALGNYLTDANGRTLYYFDKDTVGKSVCEGTCLANWPAYHAAGTSVPTGIAAADWGTITRSDGSQQSTFKGYPLYYFVKDKAHGDTLGQDVNQVWFVVNPATFSGTTAPVAKTYHVDIKEYSFGTGPLTVEAGSSIVFTNFDDMQHNAVDVDGSFATPLLSKGDSYTITLSKPGVYDYFCVPHKKFMTGQIIVK from the coding sequence ATGAAAAAACGACGTTTTGGCCTTTATTTGATCCTGCTGCTATTATGCGCCGCCTTGCTGATCCCTTCGATTAACGCAGCCGCGGAGGATAATGCTGCCTCCGTCACCACGGATGGGCAGACCGCTGCGAAACTGGGATTGCTGCTCGGCGACGGAAGCGGCGTATCGGAAAGTTACTTGAGCAAATCCGCGACGCGCTTGCAAGCCGCGATCATCTCGCTGCGTCTGCAAGGTTATCTAACGGAAGCCATGGCCTATAAAGGCTCGGCTAATTTTGCAGACGCCGCTTCCGTCGGCGCAGGCAATCAAGCCGTGCTCGGCTACTTGAAGGATCATCCGGAGCTCGGCTGGAACGGCATGGGCAATGGCAAATTCCTTCCGCTTGAGCCGATCAGCTCCCAACAGCTGTACAAAGTGCTGCTTGAAGCGCTCGGCTTCCGCTCCGGTACGGATTTCACGTATGCTGCGACCGAATCGTTTGCCGCAGGCAAGGGACTTGATCAAATTGCCGGCGCCACCGCCATTACGAACGCGCATATCGCTACGGCGCTAATTGAAGCATTGGCAGCATCCGCGAAGGACGGTGCAAGCTTCTTCGGAAAACTGCAGGAGAGAGGTGTTATCCCGGCTTCCGCAGTTCTACCTACCGGCGAACGCCTTCGACTTCATAAGGATGCTAAGCTCGGTACATTGTTCACAGACAAACAAGGTCGCACGCTGTACTTCTTTACGAAAGACGCAGCGGATTTGAACAGCTGCACGGGCGACTGCCTGAAGGCATGGCCGATCTACCATGCGACGGATTTGCAAATTCCGGCGGCGCTTAATGCAGGTGATTTCGGCGTGCTGAAGCGCCCGGATGGCACGGAACAGACAACGTACAAGAGCTGGCCGCTCTATTACTTCGTGAAGGACCAAAAGCCCGGAGATACGCTCGGCGAAGGTGTCGGCGGCGTATGGTTCGCGGCCAAATCGGATTACGCCGCGATGCTCGGCACATCCGCTGCGCTCGGCAATTACTTAACGGATGCGAACGGCCGGACGCTATACTATTTTGACAAGGATACCGTCGGCAAGAGCGTATGCGAAGGAACATGCTTGGCCAATTGGCCAGCCTACCATGCGGCAGGCACTTCCGTTCCGACGGGCATAGCCGCTGCCGATTGGGGAACGATTACCCGCTCGGACGGCAGTCAGCAATCTACGTTCAAGGGCTATCCGCTCTATTACTTCGTCAAGGACAAAGCCCACGGCGATACGCTTGGCCAAGACGTGAACCAAGTCTGGTTCGTTGTGAATCCTGCGACCTTCTCAGGCACAACCGCGCCGGTGGCCAAAACCTACCACGTAGACATTAAAGAATACTCGTTCGGGACCGGACCGCTGACGGTCGAAGCCGGTTCAAGCATCGTGTTCACCAATTTCGACGATATGCAGCATAACGCCGTCGATGTGGACGGCAGCTTCGCCACACCGCTCTTGTCCAAAGGTGACAGCTACACCATCACGCTTAGCAAACCTGGTGTTTACGATTATTTCTGCGTGCCGCACAAGAAATTCATGACAGGTCAAATTATTGTTAAATAG
- a CDS encoding cupredoxin family copper-binding protein, giving the protein MSAQRQQPASRLRLRGFGFLLLVLMLLLSACGNTADTSGNTAGNEPKQNEPNNSQAANADPGTNTSVNAGGKKADDASDNVKPAGDPDAASDDPTSKPDDSRPTGGNGASSSPVKEDTHTDDKPAGDTGKDTKGGGKKSDNDDVKSGSTGAVKPHTSAGHSGAKPVQGSKPPASPAAGADDKAAKPKTYVVEIVDFAFSPATLDIKAGDSVTFINRDDVKHSATSVDQVFDTDLLAKDASKTVKFETAGSFSYICSPHPAMKGTVTVTK; this is encoded by the coding sequence ATGAGCGCACAACGACAACAACCGGCTTCACGACTGCGGCTGCGCGGGTTCGGCTTCCTCCTCCTTGTACTCATGCTGCTGCTCTCGGCTTGCGGTAATACAGCCGATACTTCGGGCAATACGGCAGGCAATGAACCAAAACAGAATGAACCGAATAATTCGCAAGCAGCCAATGCCGATCCAGGCACCAATACAAGCGTTAATGCCGGCGGTAAAAAGGCGGATGACGCATCCGATAACGTCAAACCGGCCGGCGACCCTGATGCCGCATCCGATGATCCAACCTCGAAACCCGACGATTCCAGACCAACCGGGGGCAACGGCGCTTCATCTTCCCCAGTCAAGGAAGACACGCATACGGACGACAAACCCGCAGGAGACACGGGCAAGGATACGAAAGGCGGAGGCAAAAAAAGCGACAATGATGACGTCAAGTCCGGAAGCACGGGTGCAGTCAAGCCGCATACATCGGCCGGGCACAGCGGAGCTAAGCCTGTTCAAGGCAGCAAGCCGCCCGCTTCACCTGCCGCCGGCGCGGACGACAAGGCAGCGAAGCCGAAAACCTATGTCGTTGAAATCGTCGACTTCGCTTTCTCGCCTGCCACGCTTGATATTAAAGCCGGTGACAGCGTGACCTTCATTAACCGAGACGATGTGAAGCATTCCGCGACCTCCGTTGATCAAGTATTCGACACGGATCTGCTGGCAAAGGACGCTTCCAAGACAGTGAAGTTTGAGACTGCGGGAAGCTTCAGCTATATTTGCTCTCCGCATCCGGCGATGAAGGGTACCGTTACGGTTACAAAATAG
- a CDS encoding RNA polymerase sigma factor: MQNLSDYELMLLIKGKQHAALSALYDRYASLVYSFAWKSLKEEPAARDIVQSVFLRLWTTESDYDPAKGKFTSWLLTIVRNLTTDLLRKRRRDNVGIVHFLREDLERIPDQRNLSPDVLVEHQFVKEQIRTAYRHLNKQQILLLEHFYWQGYTLSELAAIYNQPLGTVKNRLHQALKILRRHLCAEGEGTG, encoded by the coding sequence ATGCAGAACCTGTCGGATTACGAACTGATGCTGCTCATCAAAGGCAAACAGCATGCCGCGCTCTCCGCCCTCTACGACCGGTATGCGAGTCTCGTGTATTCCTTCGCGTGGAAGTCGCTGAAGGAAGAACCGGCAGCCAGAGATATCGTACAGTCTGTCTTTCTCAGGCTGTGGACGACGGAATCGGACTATGACCCCGCCAAGGGCAAGTTTACCAGCTGGCTGCTGACCATTGTGCGTAATTTAACCACGGACCTGCTGCGGAAGCGGCGGCGGGACAATGTAGGCATCGTCCATTTTCTCCGGGAGGATCTCGAACGTATTCCGGACCAGCGTAACTTGTCCCCGGACGTTCTGGTGGAGCATCAATTCGTCAAAGAACAAATTCGAACCGCCTACCGCCACTTGAATAAGCAGCAGATTCTGCTGCTGGAGCATTTCTATTGGCAGGGCTATACGTTAAGCGAACTCGCGGCGATTTATAATCAACCGCTGGGCACGGTTAAGAATCGGCTTCATCAAGCTTTGAAAATCTTGCGCAGACATCTATGTGCTGAAGGTGAGGGAACGGGATGA
- a CDS encoding anti-sigma factor translates to MTERGRLPACEHSLDYLAGLCSEEDKFVFERHLPHCASCQQELEELRFVWEALPAHMELMEPPVDLKQQVMDAALTAEVKRADNGSNSRPLPAAEAAAVARRPWFGRKSAAALFSAAAAVILLLSLWNIQLRSEQNHAPLPIEEALSVSAAQITHLVKLQSKTPEATDSSGVACIVDNGHSKQFVTYIFGAAATTGSEAYQVWLIKDGKRSSAGTFRIGASDRGIGLLAMPIKGDGLDFDAVGITLEPDDRGSQPRGMKVYGSV, encoded by the coding sequence ATGACGGAACGTGGACGGCTGCCGGCTTGCGAACACAGTCTGGACTACTTGGCTGGCTTATGCAGCGAAGAAGATAAATTTGTTTTCGAACGTCATCTCCCCCATTGCGCCAGCTGCCAGCAGGAGCTTGAAGAGCTGCGATTCGTTTGGGAGGCACTTCCTGCACATATGGAACTGATGGAACCGCCTGTCGATTTGAAGCAGCAAGTCATGGATGCCGCATTAACTGCGGAAGTTAAGCGTGCGGATAACGGCAGCAATAGCCGTCCGCTGCCAGCGGCAGAGGCCGCGGCCGTTGCACGCCGCCCATGGTTCGGGCGCAAGTCGGCGGCCGCCTTATTCTCGGCCGCTGCCGCAGTCATTTTGCTGCTATCGCTCTGGAATATCCAGCTTCGGAGCGAGCAGAACCATGCGCCGCTGCCGATCGAAGAGGCCTTGTCCGTCTCGGCAGCTCAAATCACCCACCTGGTGAAGCTGCAGTCCAAGACGCCTGAAGCCACCGATTCATCAGGCGTAGCCTGTATCGTGGATAACGGGCACAGCAAGCAATTCGTCACTTACATCTTCGGAGCCGCGGCGACGACCGGCAGCGAGGCTTACCAGGTATGGCTGATCAAGGACGGCAAGCGAAGCAGCGCAGGCACCTTCCGCATCGGCGCAAGCGATCGCGGCATTGGTCTGCTGGCCATGCCGATCAAGGGAGACGGGCTTGATTTCGACGCCGTCGGCATTACGCTCGAGCCGGACGATCGGGGCAGCCAGCCGCGAGGCATGAAGGTATATGGTTCCGTATAA
- a CDS encoding ThuA domain-containing protein, which produces MQDTIDSETSESPMKGQASIRPRLLLLGDNARALWHPLAPVKEQLDAMLGSAFDIFVSEDYDALASLHERDYDALLSYADCWESKLTPEQTAGLLRFVSQGGGLLVIHNGISLQVSYELAQVIGAKFIGHPPYQPLTYVRAAFDHPLLEGVSDFTVEEEPYRFELDTFTPRRILLEFDYEGARYPAAWEHPYGLGRVVYLQPGHCAASFQPASYRRLIVNSLRWVSTRLQARD; this is translated from the coding sequence ATGCAAGATACCATCGATTCGGAAACATCGGAATCGCCAATGAAGGGGCAAGCAAGCATTCGCCCCAGGCTCCTCTTGCTCGGCGACAATGCGCGCGCCCTCTGGCATCCGCTCGCGCCTGTCAAGGAACAGCTCGACGCTATGCTGGGCAGCGCCTTCGATATATTTGTCTCAGAGGACTATGATGCCCTTGCGTCGCTGCATGAGCGCGATTATGACGCCCTCTTGTCCTACGCGGACTGCTGGGAAAGCAAGCTGACGCCGGAGCAAACGGCTGGATTGCTGCGCTTTGTCTCCCAGGGCGGAGGTCTGCTCGTGATCCATAACGGCATTTCCCTGCAAGTCAGCTATGAACTGGCACAGGTGATCGGAGCCAAATTCATCGGTCATCCGCCTTACCAGCCGTTAACCTATGTGAGAGCGGCATTCGACCATCCGCTGCTGGAAGGCGTCAGCGACTTTACTGTGGAGGAAGAGCCCTATCGGTTCGAATTGGACACCTTCACGCCGCGCCGTATTTTGCTGGAATTCGACTATGAGGGCGCTCGATATCCGGCAGCCTGGGAGCATCCTTACGGACTCGGGAGAGTCGTCTATCTGCAGCCTGGACACTGCGCGGCTTCATTTCAACCCGCGTCTTACCGGCGATTGATCGTAAACAGCCTGCGCTGGGTAAGCACACGGTTGCAAGCAAGAGATTGA
- a CDS encoding HPP family protein has translation MKGQGRSPLKVVPRNAGIGAAGGFIAIAILALLTNLTSAAWMMAPFGASCVLAFGLWDAPLSQPRNIIGGHLISTLAGLTLFHLFGHGTWVMAAGVGLAIGLMMLTRTTHPPAGADPLVVILAGSSWTFLVSPVLIGSVVIVLVALFVNNLDQKRKYPTFWL, from the coding sequence ATGAAGGGCCAAGGGCGGAGTCCGCTGAAAGTCGTTCCTCGGAACGCAGGCATCGGAGCAGCAGGCGGGTTCATTGCAATCGCAATATTGGCGCTCTTGACGAATCTCACTTCTGCAGCTTGGATGATGGCCCCGTTCGGCGCAAGCTGCGTGCTTGCGTTTGGCCTCTGGGATGCGCCATTGTCGCAGCCTCGCAATATTATCGGGGGCCATTTGATTTCGACACTGGCCGGCTTGACGCTCTTCCATCTGTTCGGGCATGGAACTTGGGTCATGGCCGCGGGTGTAGGGCTGGCAATCGGCCTGATGATGCTGACCCGAACCACGCACCCGCCGGCCGGCGCCGATCCGCTTGTCGTTATATTGGCGGGAAGCAGCTGGACATTTCTCGTCTCTCCCGTGTTGATTGGTTCCGTCGTCATTGTGCTGGTCGCGCTGTTCGTCAACAATTTGGATCAGAAGCGCAAGTATCCGACTTTTTGGCTCTGA
- a CDS encoding GntR family transcriptional regulator — translation MSDKPMLLQVDPDLTFNVNTQIKEQLKWLIGIGQIKPGDMLPAASQLAEQLGLNRNTINWVYSQLRDEGLVTIQKGRGTQVTDGSETQLLRKERQPLQQLLEQTLREAKLLGQEPKPFLKASLAYVLLSEPQPSDQLRILLVECRGHDHPFYRQSIEQAAGGIVTTLFLEDLVGNEQALGAAVQGVHAIVTTLNHAEEVKALFARSERKIWVIGASVDTHLLLEIARLREGAKVAFVCLGKIGGEWMANRVREAGIHQIRSHSMGLDSREQLSLSLQDWDKIYASEAVYTELGLLAPGKVELFPMQLERSSENLLHELSITQ, via the coding sequence ATGTCAGATAAACCAATGCTCCTGCAAGTCGATCCCGATCTGACTTTCAATGTGAACACGCAAATCAAAGAGCAGCTGAAATGGCTCATAGGCATCGGACAGATCAAACCAGGCGATATGCTGCCTGCGGCCAGCCAACTGGCGGAGCAGCTCGGCTTGAATCGCAATACCATCAATTGGGTGTATTCGCAATTGCGCGACGAGGGACTTGTTACGATTCAGAAAGGACGAGGCACGCAGGTAACCGATGGCAGCGAAACGCAGCTGCTGCGCAAGGAACGCCAGCCGCTCCAACAACTGCTGGAGCAGACACTACGCGAGGCCAAGCTGCTTGGACAGGAACCAAAGCCGTTCCTCAAGGCCAGTCTCGCCTATGTCCTTCTAAGTGAACCGCAGCCTTCCGATCAGCTGCGCATTCTCCTTGTGGAATGCAGAGGCCATGACCATCCCTTCTACCGTCAGTCCATCGAGCAGGCTGCTGGCGGCATCGTCACTACCCTCTTCCTTGAGGATTTGGTCGGGAATGAGCAGGCGCTAGGAGCAGCCGTCCAAGGGGTTCATGCCATCGTAACGACACTGAACCATGCAGAAGAGGTCAAAGCGCTATTCGCCCGCAGTGAACGCAAGATATGGGTAATCGGAGCTTCTGTCGACACGCATTTGCTGCTGGAGATTGCCAGACTGCGAGAAGGCGCCAAAGTCGCTTTCGTCTGCCTCGGCAAAATCGGCGGCGAGTGGATGGCAAACCGCGTCCGCGAAGCCGGCATTCATCAAATTCGCAGCCATTCCATGGGTCTCGACAGCCGCGAACAGCTGTCGCTCTCGCTTCAAGACTGGGATAAAATTTACGCTTCGGAAGCAGTTTACACCGAGCTCGGCCTGCTTGCGCCGGGTAAAGTCGAGCTGTTTCCCATGCAGCTCGAACGAAGCAGCGAGAACCTGCTTCACGAGCTGTCGATAACGCAATAA
- a CDS encoding LacI family DNA-binding transcriptional regulator, translated as MATIRDVAKLAGVSVATISRYLNKSGYVNAETEQTIRSAISKLNYVPNHVARGLAGKKTNTIALLLPDISNLFFSDLARAVEDVAAMYGYTVIFGNSDDQGFKEKKYIETLKNKYIDGIIFASYTFERDEADMLTKLGIPFVCLDRGPSEATSSIVRAKNREGAVMAVRHLLEIGCRKIAHIYGPQHLVTAKERLIGYEQALADADWYSPSLLEPGNFRIAEGIKATEELMSRHPDIDGIFAGNDQMAIGSLKALNRMGISVGEQVAVCGFDGIQTTEITSPELTTVAQPIYDMGATISRLLIKKIEGKLDEDKLYELDVKLIIRDSTSRRTSTHEQT; from the coding sequence ATCGCTACGATTCGCGACGTAGCTAAGCTGGCAGGCGTTTCCGTTGCCACCATCTCACGCTACCTTAACAAAAGCGGCTACGTAAACGCCGAAACAGAGCAAACCATCCGCTCCGCCATCTCCAAGCTGAACTATGTTCCGAATCATGTCGCGCGCGGCCTGGCCGGCAAGAAAACGAATACGATCGCGCTCTTGCTGCCCGATATATCCAACCTGTTCTTCTCCGACTTGGCCCGCGCCGTGGAAGATGTGGCGGCGATGTACGGCTACACCGTTATTTTCGGTAATTCGGATGACCAGGGGTTCAAAGAAAAAAAATATATCGAAACGCTCAAAAATAAGTACATCGACGGCATCATCTTCGCATCCTACACCTTCGAGCGTGACGAAGCGGATATGCTGACGAAGCTCGGCATTCCTTTCGTCTGTCTCGACCGCGGCCCTTCGGAGGCCACATCGAGCATCGTCAGAGCCAAGAACCGGGAAGGCGCGGTGATGGCCGTCCGCCATCTGCTCGAAATCGGCTGTAGAAAGATCGCGCATATTTACGGCCCCCAGCATTTGGTGACGGCTAAGGAACGGCTGATCGGCTACGAGCAAGCTTTGGCTGATGCCGATTGGTACTCGCCATCCCTGCTCGAACCCGGCAACTTTCGAATTGCCGAGGGCATCAAGGCGACCGAAGAGCTCATGAGCAGGCATCCCGATATCGACGGTATATTCGCAGGCAATGATCAAATGGCCATCGGTTCGCTCAAAGCGCTGAACCGCATGGGAATATCGGTCGGGGAACAAGTCGCCGTCTGCGGTTTCGACGGCATCCAGACGACGGAGATTACGTCGCCGGAGCTGACCACGGTCGCGCAGCCGATCTACGATATGGGCGCGACCATATCCCGCTTATTGATTAAGAAGATCGAAGGCAAGCTGGATGAAGATAAGCTGTACGAGCTTGACGTGAAGCTCATTATCCGGGATTCGACTTCAAGGAGGACAAGCACTCATGAACAAACCTAA
- the rbsK gene encoding ribokinase: MNKPKLVVIGSLNMDIVVETDRYPQVGETLLGRSVRFIPGGKGANQAVAAARLGAETAMIGAVGDDSFGDDLLRSLQQDGVDISGVKRAAGSATGIASIYVAEGDNSIVVVPGANYLVEPADIDRNEAKLREADIVLLQLEIPIETVVHAAKKAKQLGKTVVLNPAPAQPLPDELFSCIDYLTPNRTELAEYTGMNTVGIHLEAAMRRMKDMGAAHVVTTLGADGSAFLGADGTMRFINSYRVPVVDTTGAGDCYNAGLALSIASGGSLDQAVAYASLASAVAVTKFGAQTGMPTADEVQQFSRQYSAGGEQQ; this comes from the coding sequence ATGAACAAACCTAAGCTCGTTGTGATCGGCAGCTTGAATATGGACATCGTCGTAGAAACAGACCGCTACCCGCAGGTTGGGGAAACGCTGCTTGGCCGCAGCGTCCGCTTCATTCCGGGGGGCAAAGGCGCGAATCAAGCGGTCGCCGCTGCCCGACTGGGAGCCGAGACCGCGATGATCGGCGCTGTGGGCGATGATTCGTTCGGCGACGATTTGCTCCGCTCGCTGCAACAAGACGGCGTAGACATCTCGGGCGTTAAGCGCGCTGCCGGATCGGCAACGGGAATCGCATCCATCTACGTGGCCGAGGGCGACAACAGCATCGTCGTCGTGCCGGGCGCCAATTATTTGGTCGAGCCGGCAGACATCGACCGTAACGAAGCGAAGCTGCGGGAGGCGGACATCGTACTGCTTCAGCTCGAAATTCCGATTGAAACCGTCGTCCATGCCGCCAAGAAAGCGAAGCAGCTCGGCAAGACCGTCGTGCTTAATCCGGCTCCCGCCCAACCGCTTCCCGATGAACTGTTCAGTTGCATCGATTATTTGACGCCTAATCGGACGGAGCTTGCGGAATACACGGGCATGAACACAGTGGGCATTCACCTCGAAGCAGCCATGCGCCGCATGAAAGACATGGGAGCCGCCCATGTTGTCACAACGCTAGGCGCCGATGGTTCCGCTTTTCTCGGTGCGGACGGCACCATGCGCTTTATTAACAGCTACCGGGTGCCTGTCGTTGACACGACTGGAGCCGGCGATTGCTATAATGCCGGGCTCGCGCTGTCCATCGCGAGCGGCGGCAGCCTGGATCAAGCCGTTGCGTATGCCTCCCTCGCATCCGCCGTCGCCGTGACCAAATTCGGTGCGCAAACCGGCATGCCAACGGCTGACGAGGTACAGCAGTTCAGCCGTCAGTATTCGGCAGGAGGCGAGCAGCAATGA